CATTTGCGCCGTGAGGTAAGCCTGTTAGTCCGGCGGTGTTTGTTAGATCGCCTTCGCGAGCAAGCCCTGAACGGGCTTGCTCGCGAAGAACGATAACGCGGTATTACTTGACTACCACAGTGCCTTTCATCATCGAGATGTGGCCCGGGAACGAGCAGAAGAACGCGTAATCCGTGCCCGCAACCAGTTTCGACACATCGAAGGTCACCGAATCTTTCTCGCCAGCACCAATGATCTTGGTGTGGGCGATGATGCGGGTGTCGCCGTCTTTGAGGTAGTTCTTGTCGATACCGGCGGCCATGCCGTCGCTGGCAACGCCAGGCATGTCGGCGGCGGAACTCAGCACCCAGTTATGGCCCATGACGTTTTTCGGCAAGCTGCCGGAGTGCTCAAGGTTCACGGTGAACTTCTTGCAGCTCTTGTCGATGGTGATTTCTTTGGTGTTGAAGGACATCTGGTCGGTGGAATCAACAGTGACCGCGCACTCTGCAGCAAGCAACTGGCCGCTCGCCAGTGTCAGCAGGGAAACAGCAACGATTTTGGCAAACATGTGAATCTCCAAGGCAGGGTTTAAAAAACGCGTATTGTGACTAGGGTGCCTCAAGCAGGCTGAAATTCTTATGATCTGAATCAACAGATTGTATACAACTTTAGGCTATCAGACTGATCAACACAATCTACCAGCCAAACAACAGCCACCCGCCTATGATCGCTCCATCACCCACCGGAGCGTCTGCCATGCACCTCAATCAATTCTTCAACGGCTTGTTGGCCGCGTATGCCTGCGGTAAGTGAAGGCCAATCGCGCTGCTAAGCTGCTACCATAGCGACCCAAGGCAGCTGCGCGCCGCCCACCCTCACCTTCGACCCTAGAGGATCGCCCATGGCCAAACCTAATTACTCCTTCGCCAAACGTCAGAGAGACTTGGCCAAGGAGCAGAAGAAAGAGGAAAAGCTGCAACGCAAGAAAGCCGCTGCAGATGAAGAAGCAGGTGCACTGAACCCGGATGCTGAAGGTGAAGTGGCTGCTGATGACACCGAGACACCGAAAGACCCGGCGGAATAAATTTTGTTGGGGTGAGCAGGCCCTCCCTGCTCACCACAACCCACTGTTACTCCAGCGGCATCACCGTCACCCGAACTTCCGGGTCATGGTTCCCTCCTCCCAGAATCACCCCCCGCAACGGCGACACATCCGAGAAGTCACGGCCCCAGGCCAAGGTGATGTGCTCGAGTGCAGGCTGCACGTTGTTTGTCGGATCAAAATCCACCCAGCCCGCCACCGGGCAAAACACCGAGACCCACGCGTGGGATGCATCGGCGCCGATCAGCCGTGGCTGGCCGGGCGGTGGCTGGGTCAGCAGGTAGCCGCTGATGTAACGCGCCGCCAGGCCCCGCGAGCGCAGGCACGCGAGCATCAGGTGGGCGAAGTCCTGGCAAACGCCGCGTCGGCGTTCCAGCACTTCCACCAAGGGCGTGGCGACCTGGGTGGCTTCGGCATCGAAGGTGAATTCGCTGAAGATTTTCTGCATCAGGGCCTGCACGCCCAGCAGCAAGGGCACGCCTGGCGCGAAGCAACTTTCGGAGAACTCGACGAAGGTGTTCTTCAGGTGTACGTAGGGCGACTCGAAGCGATAACGGCAGGCTTCGAGCATGTCAGGCGACAGCACCTGGCTGCTGTAGGTCAGGCTGTCGCGGGTCTGGTCCCAGGCCGGTGACTGTTGGAAATCCAGCGCCGGCCGCGCCAGCACTTCCACGGTCAGCCCCGCATTCACCAGCAATTCATCATGGGGCCGTTCGAACGCCAGCCGGGTGATCGGGTTACCGAACACGTCCAGCTCATCACGGCGCGACGACGGCTGCGGGCTGATATCCAATTGCTGGGAACTGCAGCGCTGCCACGCGCACGGCCGCGGCCACAGGTGCGCCAACTGCTGGGCCAGGGACACCGGGCTGTCGTAGTGGTAATGGGTATCGTGAAAAATCTGGTAGCGCGCACTCATCACACCGACACCGTTTGCTGGCTGACATCATCCACATGGGCAAAGTGGCGCAACGCCAGGCGATCCGACACTTGCCCGCTTTCATCGGCGACCGCTTGCAGCAGGTCCGCCAGGCCATCCAACGCGGCGCGCACACTGGACTCACCGAACAACGGGTTCTCCAGGCAACCCAGGTCAAACCGCGACAGGCGCTCCACCAACGGCGCCAAACCGGTTTCCCGTGGCACCCCAAAGTCATCATTGAGACGCCGCAGGGTGCGGCTGACCAGCTTCAACTGGAACAACACCGCGTGGGGGTTCTGTTCATCGAGCAGCAACAAGTCGAGCACCGGGATCAGTTGCGGCACTGCCAGGTAGCGCGAGCGATAGGTGATGCTGCTGTTGCCCAGCTCCAGCAGCCATTCCAGCCCGGCCTGATCAAACACCGCCACGCCACGCAGGAACGCGGCGAGGCTGCTGCTGAGAAATTGCAGGCGCTCGATACGCCGGCCCATCATCAAAAAGCGCCAGCCTTCGTCGCGGGTCATGTCATCCAGGGCGAAGCCGGACAAGGCCGCCAGGGACATCACCAAGCGGTTGAGGAAATCCAGCAACTCGCCAAAATCCGGGGTCTCGCTTTCCAGCTCCAGGGCTTCGCGCTGCAACTCCACCAGCGCTTGCCAGTTCTCGCGAGACAACTTGCCGCGCACCTGGGACGCCGCCCACTGCAAGCGCTGCAGGTTGGCGCGCAGGCTCGACGGCCAGTCATCACCAAGCAAGGCGGCAAGCAGGCGCTCGGGCAGCTCGCCCTCCTCCGGCAACAAGCGCAAGGTCTCGCCCAGCTCGACAGCGGCCTGCAGGGCTTGCGGGTCGTCGCCATCGACATAGCGCGCCAGCACAATGCGCAGCCAGCGCGCGCTGTCATCACAGCGCTCGCAGTAACGGCCAAACCAGAACAGGTTTTCCACCACGCGCGACGGTAGATAAGGGTCGCGGCGCACCAGGTCGTGCACGCCAATCGCCCGTTGTGCGCGCCAATGCTCGCCGCCGACGGCGCGGTCGCCCAGTACCCAGGTGTCTTTACTCGCGCCACCGCGTTGCATCGACACCACTTCGGCATCCGCCTCCGCCGCCACACGAGTCAGGCCACCGGGCAATACGCGGTAGCCGTCAGCGCTGGCCACCGCGTACACGCGCATGCCGATGGCGCGGTGTTGCAGATGGTCGTCGACGGTGTGCCACACCGGTGCCTGGGACAGTTGCGCCAGCTCTTGGGCCACATAGGCGTAAGGCCGCGCACGCATGCGCTCGGACAGGGCCAGGCGTTGTTCGTCGTTCAAATCGCGACCAAACACCGGTGCGAAACTTTGCGAGGGGAACGCCGGTTTGATCAGCAATTCCGGCAGTTTTTCCAAGGCTTCGGCCAGCACCGGCGCCTCGCCGCACCACCAGGTGGCGATGGACGGCAGGATCAGTTCCTCACCAAACAAGAACTCGTTGATCTTCGGCAGAAAGCCGAGCAAACCGGGCGACTCCAGCACGCCGCTGCCCAAGGCATTGGCCACCAGCACATTGCCCTGACGCACCGCGTCCAGCAGGCCGGGCACGCCCAGGGCTGAGTCCGTGCGCAGTTCCAGCGGGTCACAGAAATCGTCATCCAGGCGCCGCATGATCGCGTGCACCCGGCGCAGGCCGCTGAGGGTTTTGAGGAACACCGTGCTGTCGCGCACCGTGAGGTCGCCGCCTTCTACCAGCGGGTAGCCGAGTTGGCGTGCGAGGTAGAGGTGTTCGAAATAGCTTTCGTTGAAACGCCCCGGCGTGAGCAGCACGATCAGCGGCGGCTGGTCATCACCGGGCGCCTGGCGGGCCAGGGTTTCCTGGAGCGTACGGAAGAAACCGGTGAGGTGTTGAACCTGCAAATCACGGTACAGATCCGGGAATGCGCGGGACACGATGGTGCGGTTTTCCAGCGCGTAACCTGCGCCCGAGGGCGCCTGGGTACGGTCGGCGGTGACCCACCAACGGCCATCCGGGGTGCGCGCCAGGTCCACGGCATACAGGTGCAGAAACGCGCCGTCCGGCGGTTGAATGCCCTGGCACGGCCACAGGAAGTTGTTGTGCCCAAACACCAGTTCGGCCGGGAGCAAACCTTCCTTGATCAGGCGCTGAGGGCCGTACAGGTCGGCCAGCACGGCATTGAGCAACCGCGCCCGCTGGGCGATGCCGGCCGACAGGTGCTGCCACTCATCGGCGGCCAGCACATGGGGCAGCAAGTCCAGCTCCCACGGGCGGTCGGCGCCCTTGGGGTCGGCGTAGACGTTGTAGGTAACGCCGTTTTCCTGGATCTGCCGGGTCAGCAACGCCTGGCGCTGGGCCAGTTGCACGGGCGTACTGCGTTGCAGGTGATCGAGCAGGCGCTGCCAATGGGCACGCACCGCGCCACTGTCGTCGAGCAGTTCGTGATAGGTGCCCGCAGTGAGCGGGTAACGGTCGAGCAAATCGGGCATGGAACGCTCGGCAGAGGCAAGGGGAGTCAGTTTAAATTAAATTCACTGCAATCTAATGTGGGAGCTGGCTTGTTGTGGCTAGGGGAGCTTGCTCCCTAGCCACAACAAGCCAGCTCCCACATTTGGATTGGTCATTTCTTATTGGGGAAACGCCGCAAATCCAGGGTCATCGGTAGTTCATCGTTAATCACCAAAGGCGGCACAGGCAGCTTGCCAGGGCTATGCCCCAAGCGGAAAAACCGCGCCATGCGCCGGCTCTCTGCTTCATTGGCATTCACCGGCAAGCTGTCGTAATTGCGCCCACCCGGATGCGCGACGTGGTACTGGCAACCGCCCAGCGAGCGTTGCATCCAGGTATCGAGCAAGTCGAACACCAACGGCGCGTGCACCGCGATGGTCGGTTGCAAACAGTTGGCCGGTTGCCAGGCGCGATAGCGCACGCCGGCGACGAACTCGCCGATACGCCCGGTCGGCTGCAACGGTACCGGGATGCCGTTGCAAGTCAGCAGATAGCGTTGCGGCGCCAAGCCGCTCAACTTCACCTGCAAGCGCTCCAGGGACGAGTCCACGTAACGCACCGTGCCCCCCACGGCGCCTTCTTCGCCCAGCACGTGCCAAGGCTCCAACGCCTGACGCAACTCCAGTTCGATGCCGCTGACGGCATAGTCGCCGACCTTGGGGAAACGAAACGCCAGGTGCGGGGCAAACCATTCGGCGCGCAGCGGGTAACCGGCGGCGTTGAGCTCAACGATCACGTCGGCAAAATCCTGCTCGATAAAGTGCGGCAGCAAAAAGCGGTCGTGCAGCTCAGTGCCCCAGCGCGCCAGTTTTGGCGGTGCATAGGGTTCGCGCCAGAAACGCGCGACCAAAGCGCGCAGCAGCAATTGCTGGGTGAGGCTCATGCGCGCATGGGGCGGCATTTCAAATGCGCGCAATTCCAGCAGGCCCAGGCGGCCGGTGGCGCCATCGGGCGAATAGAGTTTGTCGATGCAGAATTCGGCGCGATGAGTATTGCCGGTCACATCGATCAGCAGGTTGCGCAACAGCCGGTCGACCAGCCACGGTGGGCATTCCTCGCCAGGTTCGGGCATTTGTGCGAAGGCGATTTCCAGCTCATACAGCGCGTCGTTACGCGCTTCATCCACCCGTGGCGCCTGGGAGGTCGGGCCGATAAACAGCCCGGAAAACAGATACGACAAGGACGGATGGTTATGCCAGTAACTGATCAGGCTGCGCAGCAAATCCGGGCGGCGCAGGAACGGTGAGTCTTTCGGCGTCGCGCCGCCCAGCACAAAATGGTTACCACCGCCGGTGCCGGTGTGGCGCCCGTCGATCATGAACTTTTCGGTGGTCAGGCGGGTTTGCCGCGCCTCTTCGTAGAGGAACTCGGTGCGTTCCACCAGCTCATCCCAAGTCGCGGACGGCTGCACATTGACCTCGATCACACCCGGATCCGGCGTGACCCGGAAGTTGCTCAAGCGCGTATCGAACGGCGGCTCGTAACCTTCCAGCAACACCGGGCAATGCAGCTCTTCGGCGGTGGCTTCGATGGCGGCCACCAACTCCAGGTAATCCTCGACGCGTTCCAGCGGCGGCATAAACAGGTACAAGCGCCCTTCCCGTGCTTCGGCGCACAAGGCGGTGCGGGTCAGCCAGTCGGCGGACTCGTCGACCTTGGGCACGCGCTCATCACTCGGCGCAGGCGTGCCATGGCTGTGCAGTTGCGCGGTGGTCGGCAGTTCCGGCTGATCCTGATTCGGGTCGGTGGGATGCACAAATGGGTATTCCGCCGCCGTCACCCACGGTTGCGAGGCCAACGGCAGGCGGTAACCCAGCGGCGAGTCGCCCGGCACCAGACGGCAGTGGTTGTCACGCAGGTACCAGCGCCCACTCTGCCAGCGGTCATTGGCTGGCGTGCGCGCCAGCGGCAGCACTTGGCCTATGACTTTATCCAGGCCTTGGCTGAACACTTTGCGCAGGCGCTCGCGCTCCAGGTCATCACTCAGGCGTGGATCCTGGGCGGTGACGTTTTGCGGCAGCGCACCCTCGCGCCACAGGTAGTAGAAGTTGTCTTCGAAAGCCGGGAACACAAAACGTGCCGGCAGCTTAAGGCGTTCGGCGACACTGGCGAGGAAGCGCCCAGCCATCGCGCCATCAGCGCCATAGTCCTGTTGTTCGTCGGCGATCAGCGCGCTGTTGTGCCAGATCGGCACGCCGTCGCGGCGCCAGTAGCAATTGAGCGACCAGCGCGGCAGTTGCTCGCCGGGGTACCACTTGCCCTGGCCAAAATGCACCAGGCCTTTGGGCGCGTAATGGGCACGCATGCGCTGGAACAGCTCGGCGGACAGCCGGCGCTTATCCGGCCCGAGGGCCGCGGTATTCCACTCAGCGCCGTCGGGGTCGTCGATGGAGACGAAGGTCGGCTCGCCGCCCATGGTCAGGCGTACGTCATCCTTGAGCAGGTCGGCGTCGATCTGCCGGCCCAACGCCTGGATCGCCAGCCATTGCTCTTCGGTGTAGGGCTTGGTGACACGCGGCGCTTCCCAAATGCGCTCCACCGACATCTCGTGGGTGAATTCGCACTCGCAGGGTTCCACCAGCCCGCTGATTGGTGCGGCGGACGAAGGGTCAGGGCTACAGGCCAATGGGATATGCCCTTCACCGGCGAACAGCCCGGAGGTGGCGTCCAGGCCGATCCAGCCCGCGCCGGGCAAATACACCTCGCACCAGGCGTGCAGGTCGGTAAAGTCGACTTCGGTGCCGGACGGGCCATCAAGGGCTTTGACGTCGGCGGTGAGCTGGATCAAGTAGCCCGACACAAACCGCGCCGCCAGCCCCAGGTTGCGCAGTAGTTGCACCAGCAGCCAGGCCGAATCACGACAAGAGCCGGACGCGGCGCCCAAGGTGAATTCCGGGGTTTGTACGCCCGGCTCCATGCGGATCAAATAGCCGATGTCGGCCGCCAGGCGCTGATTGAGGCCTACCAGAAAATCCACCGCCGGCAGCGGCGTGCGGTCAATACCCGCCAGGTAGGCGGCAAACTTAGGCGTCAGCGGCAAGGTTTCCAGGTACGGCGCCAGCTCGCGCTGCTCATCGGCGGCGTAGCTGAAGGGGATTTTTTCGGCGTAGGGCTCGAGGAAAAAGTCGAACGGGTTGAACACCGCCATTTCGGCAACGAGGTCTACTTCGATGCGCAGCTCGTCGGTCTTTTCCGGGAATACCAAGCGCGCCAGGTAATTGCCCTGCGGGTCCTGCTGCCAATTGATGAAGTGCTGCTCAGGCAGCACTTTGAGCGCATAAGACAAGATCCGCGTGCGGCTATGGGCAGCCGGGCGCAAGCGCACGATCTGTGGGCCGAGTTCGACAGCGCGGTCGTAGCGGTAATGCGTAACGTGGTGCAACGCGACATGAATCGACACGGCGGCCTCCTGCGAGCCAGGGCATGGACACAAAGCGCGCAAGACTTATGCCAGAGCGGCCGTCATTGCGCTTTATCGTAAGACCCGGTGCAGTACAGCACCAAAACGGCGCCAACGGGGGTGCCGTGGTGCAAGGCTTGCACATATTTGTGGCGTGCGTGTGAGGCCGGGTGGCGAATCTACCCAGTCAGCGGGTTTTGTGTCGGGCAATCATGGCTGCGCGCAGATGGCGAACTTCGAGCAGCTTCTGGCGCATTTCGCGGTGACGCTTGCTGTTGAGCAGCAACAAACCCAACAGCGGAAAGAGTACCGCCGAGCCGTAGACCAGTTTGGGAATGGGGTACTGAATCATCGGCAGCACGAACAACAGGCAGCAGCCCAGGTAACCCGCCACCAAGCCGGTGGCCCAGGGGCGTCCGCGCGCAACCATCAAGTTGCCAAACACCAGTACCGCCACCAGCAGCAAAATCGCCAGGCCGGAGTAGTCGGATTTAAGCGACGGATCGACACCACGCAAATACGTCACGCCGGCGAGGGATACAGCAGACGCGCCGGCAAAGATCGCCATGAAGATCGTGCCCATGAACACCGGGAAATAGCGCGCGAGGAAACTGCCCATGTCGGGGAAACCTTTCATTCGGTGAGGTCCTCATACAAGCCGATGGCAAGGGTGGTGGCACTGCCCACGCTCCCACTGCGGTAGCTGCCCACAATGCCGAGGATGCCGCCCAACGCGTCTTTCATCTGGGTCAGGGTGGCATGCCGAATTTCCGTGGAGCTGAAGCTTTTGGTCAGTTTGCCTGCTCGCTGCTGCAACTTGAGCAACTTGGGCGTCAGGCTCGGGTCGCGCAGGCTTAGCAGCTCTTTGGTCAGTTTCTTGCGTTCCTGGCGATTCAAACCCTTGAGCAGTTCATACCAACTCTTGCCCAAAGCGGCAGCCTTTTTGGCTCTGAGCAGCTTCACCGTGGTCAGCGCACCGGTGCCAATCCCCACCAGGGAGGCCGTATCAAGGATTGTAGAAACAACACCGAACCATTCGGCGTCATCCATCCGGTCGTTCGCGTCGGGGTCGAGGATTTCGTTGTAGGTACGTGCCACGCCGAACCCGCACTGCGCACTGCTGGCCAGCGCCGCCGTCACGC
The window above is part of the Pseudomonas sp. KBS0710 genome. Proteins encoded here:
- a CDS encoding DUF2126 domain-containing protein, coding for MSIHVALHHVTHYRYDRAVELGPQIVRLRPAAHSRTRILSYALKVLPEQHFINWQQDPQGNYLARLVFPEKTDELRIEVDLVAEMAVFNPFDFFLEPYAEKIPFSYAADEQRELAPYLETLPLTPKFAAYLAGIDRTPLPAVDFLVGLNQRLAADIGYLIRMEPGVQTPEFTLGAASGSCRDSAWLLVQLLRNLGLAARFVSGYLIQLTADVKALDGPSGTEVDFTDLHAWCEVYLPGAGWIGLDATSGLFAGEGHIPLACSPDPSSAAPISGLVEPCECEFTHEMSVERIWEAPRVTKPYTEEQWLAIQALGRQIDADLLKDDVRLTMGGEPTFVSIDDPDGAEWNTAALGPDKRRLSAELFQRMRAHYAPKGLVHFGQGKWYPGEQLPRWSLNCYWRRDGVPIWHNSALIADEQQDYGADGAMAGRFLASVAERLKLPARFVFPAFEDNFYYLWREGALPQNVTAQDPRLSDDLERERLRKVFSQGLDKVIGQVLPLARTPANDRWQSGRWYLRDNHCRLVPGDSPLGYRLPLASQPWVTAAEYPFVHPTDPNQDQPELPTTAQLHSHGTPAPSDERVPKVDESADWLTRTALCAEAREGRLYLFMPPLERVEDYLELVAAIEATAEELHCPVLLEGYEPPFDTRLSNFRVTPDPGVIEVNVQPSATWDELVERTEFLYEEARQTRLTTEKFMIDGRHTGTGGGNHFVLGGATPKDSPFLRRPDLLRSLISYWHNHPSLSYLFSGLFIGPTSQAPRVDEARNDALYELEIAFAQMPEPGEECPPWLVDRLLRNLLIDVTGNTHRAEFCIDKLYSPDGATGRLGLLELRAFEMPPHARMSLTQQLLLRALVARFWREPYAPPKLARWGTELHDRFLLPHFIEQDFADVIVELNAAGYPLRAEWFAPHLAFRFPKVGDYAVSGIELELRQALEPWHVLGEEGAVGGTVRYVDSSLERLQVKLSGLAPQRYLLTCNGIPVPLQPTGRIGEFVAGVRYRAWQPANCLQPTIAVHAPLVFDLLDTWMQRSLGGCQYHVAHPGGRNYDSLPVNANEAESRRMARFFRLGHSPGKLPVPPLVINDELPMTLDLRRFPNKK
- a CDS encoding transglutaminase family protein, whose amino-acid sequence is MSARYQIFHDTHYHYDSPVSLAQQLAHLWPRPCAWQRCSSQQLDISPQPSSRRDELDVFGNPITRLAFERPHDELLVNAGLTVEVLARPALDFQQSPAWDQTRDSLTYSSQVLSPDMLEACRYRFESPYVHLKNTFVEFSESCFAPGVPLLLGVQALMQKIFSEFTFDAEATQVATPLVEVLERRRGVCQDFAHLMLACLRSRGLAARYISGYLLTQPPPGQPRLIGADASHAWVSVFCPVAGWVDFDPTNNVQPALEHITLAWGRDFSDVSPLRGVILGGGNHDPEVRVTVMPLE
- the azu gene encoding azurin, with the translated sequence MFAKIVAVSLLTLASGQLLAAECAVTVDSTDQMSFNTKEITIDKSCKKFTVNLEHSGSLPKNVMGHNWVLSSAADMPGVASDGMAAGIDKNYLKDGDTRIIAHTKIIGAGEKDSVTFDVSKLVAGTDYAFFCSFPGHISMMKGTVVVK
- a CDS encoding NAD synthetase: MSNPLLSIGMDSNRSQFMARQRIESQINLPRLFAAIDADPGIVGAGVVYIDADFNVITLREFRPLCSIKPKRIILREAQKYISPAQFVEQVKTDPREERLRKEAFDMGLSCTAAIIGWIVVFSGSVAVPFTAGASAFVVGIGVTAALASSAQCGFGVARTYNEILDPDANDRMDDAEWFGVVSTILDTASLVGIGTGALTTVKLLRAKKAAALGKSWYELLKGLNRQERKKLTKELLSLRDPSLTPKLLKLQQRAGKLTKSFSSTEIRHATLTQMKDALGGILGIVGSYRSGSVGSATTLAIGLYEDLTE
- a CDS encoding circularly permuted type 2 ATP-grasp protein, which gives rise to MPDLLDRYPLTAGTYHELLDDSGAVRAHWQRLLDHLQRSTPVQLAQRQALLTRQIQENGVTYNVYADPKGADRPWELDLLPHVLAADEWQHLSAGIAQRARLLNAVLADLYGPQRLIKEGLLPAELVFGHNNFLWPCQGIQPPDGAFLHLYAVDLARTPDGRWWVTADRTQAPSGAGYALENRTIVSRAFPDLYRDLQVQHLTGFFRTLQETLARQAPGDDQPPLIVLLTPGRFNESYFEHLYLARQLGYPLVEGGDLTVRDSTVFLKTLSGLRRVHAIMRRLDDDFCDPLELRTDSALGVPGLLDAVRQGNVLVANALGSGVLESPGLLGFLPKINEFLFGEELILPSIATWWCGEAPVLAEALEKLPELLIKPAFPSQSFAPVFGRDLNDEQRLALSERMRARPYAYVAQELAQLSQAPVWHTVDDHLQHRAIGMRVYAVASADGYRVLPGGLTRVAAEADAEVVSMQRGGASKDTWVLGDRAVGGEHWRAQRAIGVHDLVRRDPYLPSRVVENLFWFGRYCERCDDSARWLRIVLARYVDGDDPQALQAAVELGETLRLLPEEGELPERLLAALLGDDWPSSLRANLQRLQWAASQVRGKLSRENWQALVELQREALELESETPDFGELLDFLNRLVMSLAALSGFALDDMTRDEGWRFLMMGRRIERLQFLSSSLAAFLRGVAVFDQAGLEWLLELGNSSITYRSRYLAVPQLIPVLDLLLLDEQNPHAVLFQLKLVSRTLRRLNDDFGVPRETGLAPLVERLSRFDLGCLENPLFGESSVRAALDGLADLLQAVADESGQVSDRLALRHFAHVDDVSQQTVSV